Proteins encoded by one window of Mus musculus strain C57BL/6J chromosome 10, GRCm38.p6 C57BL/6J:
- the Neurod4 gene encoding neurogenic differentiation factor 4, with protein sequence MAKMYMKSKDMVELVNTQSWMDKGLSSQNEMKEQERRPGSYGMLGTLTEEHDSIEEDEEEEEDGDKPKRRGPKKKKMTKARLERFRARRVKANARERTRMHGLNDALDNLRRVMPCYSKTQKLSKIETLRLARNYIWALSEVLETGQTLEGKGFVEMLCKGLSQPTSNLVAGCLQLGPQSTLLEKHEEKSSICDSTISVHSFNYQSPGLPSPPYGHMETHSLHLKPQPFKSLGDSFGSHPPDCSTPPYEGPLTPPLSISGNFSLKQDGSPDLEKSYNFMPHYTSASLSSGHVHSTPFQTGTPRYDVPVDLSYDSYSHHSIGTQLNTIFSD encoded by the coding sequence ATGGCAAAAATGTATATGAAATCCAAGGACATGGTGGAGCTGGTCAACACACAATCCTGGATGGACAAAGGTCTGAGCTCTCAAAATGAGatgaaggagcaagagagaagaCCGGGCTCTTATGGAATGCTCGGAACCTTAACTGAAGAGCATGACAGTattgaggaggatgaagaagaggaagaagatggagataaacctaaaagaagaggtCCCAAGAAAAAGAAGATGACTAAAGCTCGCCTTGAAAGATTCAGGGCTCGAAGAGTCAAGGCCAATGCTAGAGAACGGACCCGGATGCATGGCCTGAATGATGCCTTGGATAATCTTAGGAGAGTCATGCCATGTTACTCTAAAACTCAAAAGCTTTCCAAGATAGAGACTCTTCGACTGGCAAGGAACTACATCTGGGCCTTGTCTGAAGTCCTGGAGACTGGTCAGACACTTGAAGGGAAGGGATTTGTAGAGATGCTATGTAAAGGTCTCTCTCAACCCACAAGCAACCTGGTTGCTGGATGCCTCCAACTGGGGCCTCAATCTACCCTCCTGGAGAAGCATGAGGAAAAATCTTCAATTTGTGACTCTACTATCTCTGTCCACAGCTTCAACTATCAGTCTCCAGGGCTCCCCAGCCCTCCTTATGGCCATATGGAAACACATTCTCTCCATCTCAAGCCTCAACCATTTAAGAGTTTGGGTGACTCTTTTGGGAGCCATCCACCTGACTGCAGTACCCCCCCTTATGAGGGTCCACTCACACCACCCCTGAGCATTAGTGGCAACTTCTCCTTAAAGCAAGACGGCTCCCCTGATTTGGAAAAATCCTACAATTTCATGCCACATTATACCTCTGCAAGTCTAAGTTCAGGGCATGTGCATTCAACTCCCTTTCAGACTGGCACTCCCCGCTATGATGTTCCTGTAGACCTGAGCTATGATTCCTACTCCCACCATAGCATTGGAACTCAGCTCAATACGATCTTCTCTGATTAG